The following are encoded in a window of Pseudomonas multiresinivorans genomic DNA:
- a CDS encoding amino acid permease translates to MAEAKKGSMGFWSCTALVVGNMVGSGVFLLPSSLAAFGGLSLLGWLVSSTGAVILAFTFARLARLNPSAGGPYAYTRDGFGSFAGYLCAWTYWKAAWIGNAAIAVTLVGYLRVFIPALADPLLMVATAIGAIWLCTLINLRGITAFAVVQNCLTALKLIPLLLVGILGWFHFNPDYLTIPAPSELPNMGYAQAIATTAALTLWSFIGLESATVPADDVRDPKKTIPRATLFGTLAAAAVYILSITAVQGLMPPEVLAKSTSPFADAARILLGTWGYYLVAGGAVIACLGALNGWVLLQGQIPVAPARDGLFPESLGKLNKNGAPANGLLSSGLLVTALVMVDGHGELVEVFNVIILLGTMTGVVPYAFCTAALLQMLATKPDSFSPRSRPQVLAIGSLGFLYSLWALYGTGEQAIFWGFLVFMAGIPMYTWRQYRNRVQGLPMAAGD, encoded by the coding sequence ATGGCGGAAGCGAAAAAGGGCAGCATGGGGTTCTGGAGCTGCACTGCGCTGGTGGTCGGCAACATGGTGGGATCGGGAGTTTTCCTGCTGCCCTCGAGCCTGGCGGCTTTCGGTGGGCTCAGCCTGCTGGGCTGGCTGGTGTCGAGCACCGGGGCGGTGATCCTGGCCTTCACCTTCGCCCGGTTGGCGCGGCTCAACCCCAGTGCTGGCGGGCCCTACGCCTATACCCGTGATGGCTTTGGCAGCTTTGCCGGCTATCTCTGCGCCTGGACGTACTGGAAAGCCGCGTGGATCGGCAATGCCGCGATCGCCGTCACACTGGTGGGCTACCTGCGGGTGTTCATTCCGGCGCTGGCCGACCCGCTGCTGATGGTCGCCACGGCCATCGGCGCCATCTGGCTGTGCACCCTGATCAACCTGCGGGGCATCACCGCCTTCGCCGTGGTGCAGAACTGCCTGACCGCACTCAAGCTGATCCCGCTGCTGCTGGTGGGCATTCTCGGCTGGTTCCACTTCAACCCTGACTACCTGACCATTCCGGCGCCCAGCGAGCTGCCGAATATGGGCTATGCCCAGGCGATTGCCACCACGGCGGCGCTGACACTCTGGTCCTTCATCGGCCTCGAGTCGGCTACGGTGCCGGCGGACGACGTGCGCGATCCGAAGAAAACCATCCCCCGCGCCACGCTGTTCGGTACCCTGGCGGCCGCCGCCGTGTACATCCTGTCGATTACCGCCGTGCAGGGCCTGATGCCGCCTGAAGTGCTGGCCAAATCCACTTCTCCTTTCGCCGATGCCGCACGCATCCTGCTGGGCACCTGGGGCTATTACCTGGTGGCTGGCGGTGCAGTGATCGCCTGCCTGGGCGCGCTCAACGGCTGGGTGCTGCTGCAGGGCCAGATCCCGGTGGCGCCGGCCCGTGACGGGCTGTTCCCCGAATCCCTGGGCAAACTCAACAAGAACGGCGCGCCGGCCAACGGCCTGCTGTCTTCCGGGCTGCTGGTGACGGCGCTGGTGATGGTCGACGGCCACGGCGAGCTGGTGGAGGTGTTCAACGTCATCATCCTGCTCGGCACCATGACCGGTGTCGTGCCGTACGCCTTCTGCACCGCGGCGCTGCTGCAGATGCTGGCGACCAAGCCGGATTCCTTCTCCCCACGCTCGCGCCCGCAGGTGCTGGCCATCGGTTCCCTGGGTTTCCTCTACTCGCTGTGGGCGCTGTACGGCACCGGCGAGCAGGCGATCTTCTGGGGCTTCCTGGTGTTCATGGCGGGCATCCCGATGTACACCTGGCGGCAGTACCGCAATCGCGTCCAGGGTTTACCGATGGCGGCCGGCGACTGA
- a CDS encoding crotonase/enoyl-CoA hydratase family protein, with protein MKEYKAFRIELADKIAHVQINRPEKLNAMNADFWKEIIDIFQWADETDEVRVVVLSGAGKHFSAGIDLALLAQAASQLGKDVGRNARALRKTILQLQGSFNAVDNCSKPVLAAIQGYCIGGGIDLISACDMRYCSADAQFSIKEIDMGMAADVGTLQRLPRLIGDGIMRELAYTGRNVNAEEAQRIGLVNSVYADHSALFDGVMELARQIAAKSPIAIRGTKEMIGYARDHRVEDGLEYIATWNAAMLQSADLQAAMMAHMSKKTPEFAD; from the coding sequence GTGAAAGAATACAAAGCCTTCCGCATCGAGCTGGCGGACAAGATCGCCCATGTGCAGATCAACCGTCCGGAAAAACTCAACGCGATGAATGCCGATTTCTGGAAGGAAATCATCGATATCTTCCAGTGGGCCGACGAAACGGATGAAGTCCGTGTCGTGGTCCTCAGCGGCGCCGGCAAGCACTTCTCCGCCGGTATCGACCTGGCGCTGCTGGCCCAGGCTGCCAGCCAGCTGGGCAAGGACGTCGGCCGCAATGCCCGCGCCCTGCGCAAGACCATCCTCCAGCTGCAGGGCTCCTTCAACGCCGTGGACAACTGCAGCAAGCCGGTCCTCGCGGCGATCCAGGGCTACTGCATCGGCGGTGGCATCGACCTGATCTCTGCGTGCGACATGCGCTACTGCAGCGCGGACGCGCAGTTCTCCATCAAGGAAATCGACATGGGCATGGCTGCCGACGTCGGCACCCTGCAGCGCCTGCCGCGCCTGATCGGCGACGGCATCATGCGCGAACTGGCCTACACCGGGCGCAACGTCAATGCCGAGGAAGCCCAGCGTATCGGCCTGGTCAACAGCGTCTACGCCGACCATTCCGCGCTGTTCGACGGCGTGATGGAGTTGGCCCGGCAGATCGCCGCCAAGTCGCCGATCGCCATCCGCGGTACCAAGGAAATGATCGGCTATGCCCGCGACCACCGCGTCGAGGACGGCCTGGAATACATCGCCACCTGGAATGCCGCGATGCTGCAGTCCGCGGACCTGCAAGCTGCCATGATGGCGCACATGAGCAAGAAGACCCCCGAGTTCGCCGATTGA
- a CDS encoding ferrous iron transporter B: MVTGATSLSLVRDELFATMEEAEQNLEHFIAERQNGSLLQHSVDCLSQIRGTLNLIELAGAELLAQEALDLATDIPTGVSEDRDGQLAALGNALYVLRRYLENLEAHRQEIPELLLPAINDVRQAAGQPTLPESFFFSARLDLPRPLRSVTVPQVDDPAREVRRLRQMYQVGLVGLIREQNLYPSLKLMGRALGKLDVLLGSAARTRLCWVGAGALESMVDAQMLPRKTRKQVFARLDRELKQLIANPQYEAPRQLLKELLYLTTLADTSGVRATELRQVFGLAPLPFTDHLLEDESQRLSGPGKSVMRSLSVAIREELTAVKDQLDLIERGVSQADALGILHTQLGKLAKTLGMVGLNSAATSLQHQHGVVAGWVAKCAVDEPAALNSLADALLYVESMVGNLERGERMSARPTPVSEDDSFAAHQLAEARIVVIDEAQAGLALAKRAITAYLESNGDKLHLANVPISLQAVRGGLWFLGQERAALLVGACADYIQGQMIETTQMPSEQMLETLADALTGLEYYLEGGAMMRPEGQPDVLDVASESVKALGLTVAA, encoded by the coding sequence ATGGTTACTGGAGCCACGTCCCTCAGTCTGGTCCGCGACGAGCTGTTCGCCACGATGGAAGAGGCCGAGCAGAACCTCGAGCACTTCATCGCCGAGCGTCAGAACGGCAGCCTGCTGCAACATTCCGTCGATTGCCTGAGCCAGATTCGCGGCACGCTGAACCTGATCGAGCTGGCGGGCGCCGAACTGCTGGCGCAGGAAGCGCTGGACCTGGCCACTGACATTCCCACCGGGGTCAGCGAGGACCGCGACGGCCAGCTGGCCGCGCTTGGCAACGCGCTCTACGTGCTGCGCCGCTACCTGGAAAACCTCGAGGCACATCGCCAGGAGATCCCCGAGCTGCTGCTGCCGGCGATCAACGACGTGCGCCAGGCCGCCGGCCAGCCCACGCTGCCGGAGAGCTTCTTCTTCAGCGCGCGCCTGGACCTGCCGCGCCCGCTGCGCAGCGTCACGGTACCGCAGGTGGACGATCCGGCCCGCGAAGTCCGCCGCCTGCGGCAGATGTACCAGGTCGGCCTGGTGGGGCTGATCCGCGAACAGAATCTCTACCCGAGCCTCAAGCTCATGGGCCGCGCGCTGGGCAAGCTCGACGTGCTGCTGGGCAGCGCCGCGCGCACCCGTCTGTGCTGGGTCGGTGCCGGCGCGCTGGAGTCGATGGTCGACGCGCAGATGCTGCCGCGCAAGACGCGCAAGCAGGTGTTCGCGCGCCTGGACCGCGAGCTCAAGCAACTGATCGCCAACCCGCAGTACGAGGCACCGCGGCAGTTGCTCAAGGAGCTGCTGTATCTCACCACGCTGGCTGACACCAGCGGCGTGCGCGCCACCGAACTGCGCCAGGTGTTCGGCCTGGCACCGCTGCCATTCACCGATCACCTGCTCGAAGACGAATCGCAACGCCTGTCCGGCCCTGGCAAGTCGGTGATGCGCTCGCTGTCGGTGGCGATCCGCGAGGAACTCACGGCGGTGAAGGACCAGCTCGACCTGATCGAGCGCGGCGTGTCCCAGGCCGATGCGCTGGGCATCCTGCACACTCAGCTGGGCAAGCTGGCCAAGACCCTGGGCATGGTCGGCCTGAACTCCGCCGCCACCTCGCTGCAGCACCAGCACGGTGTGGTTGCAGGCTGGGTCGCCAAGTGCGCGGTGGACGAACCTGCTGCGCTCAACTCGCTGGCTGACGCGCTGCTGTATGTGGAGAGCATGGTCGGCAACCTGGAGCGTGGCGAGCGAATGAGCGCGCGCCCGACACCGGTGAGCGAGGACGATTCCTTCGCCGCGCACCAGCTCGCCGAAGCGCGCATCGTGGTGATCGACGAGGCTCAGGCGGGCCTGGCGCTGGCCAAGCGTGCGATCACCGCGTACCTGGAATCCAATGGCGACAAGCTGCACCTGGCCAACGTCCCCATCAGCCTGCAGGCGGTGCGCGGTGGCCTGTGGTTCCTCGGCCAGGAGCGCGCGGCATTGCTCGTGGGTGCCTGTGCCGATTACATTCAGGGGCAGATGATCGAGACGACCCAGATGCCGTCCGAGCAGATGCTGGAAACCCTGGCAGATGCGCTGACCGGCCTGGAGTACTACCTGGAGGGTGGAGCCATGATGCGGCCTGAAGGCCAACCCGACGTCCTGGACGTCGCCAGCGAGAGCGTCAAGGCCCTGGGCCTGACGGTGGCAGCCTGA
- the nudC gene encoding NAD(+) diphosphatase, producing the protein MRTGRWESSMFEVAATGGWALAHCQQQFLADSNGVLFPRDWLKRQDLSVLSEHAVGQFDGEPVYLLEIDRTDPLEGASWIGLRQFMMQAEEDIFAMLGFASQIGIWWRQNRFCGSCGQPNQRMPRDRAMQCESCGIQRYPLLSPSMIVLVTRGDEVLLARSPRFVPGMYSTLAGFVEPGESVEHCVAREVREEVGVEIGNIRYMGSQPWPFPHSLMFGYHAEYVSGEIVMQPDEIEDARWFHVDELPRLPAERSIARYLIEVYLARRAGRPDPVLPGGA; encoded by the coding sequence ATGCGTACCGGACGCTGGGAATCCTCGATGTTCGAGGTGGCGGCGACTGGTGGCTGGGCGCTCGCCCATTGCCAGCAGCAGTTCCTCGCCGACAGCAACGGCGTGCTGTTTCCCCGTGACTGGCTCAAGCGCCAGGATCTTTCCGTGCTTTCCGAGCACGCTGTCGGGCAGTTCGACGGCGAGCCGGTGTACCTGCTGGAAATCGACCGTACCGACCCGCTGGAAGGCGCCAGCTGGATCGGCCTGCGCCAGTTCATGATGCAGGCCGAGGAAGACATCTTCGCCATGCTCGGCTTCGCCAGCCAGATCGGCATCTGGTGGCGGCAGAACCGCTTCTGCGGCAGCTGCGGCCAGCCCAATCAGCGCATGCCCCGCGACCGTGCCATGCAGTGTGAAAGCTGCGGCATCCAGCGCTATCCGCTGCTGTCGCCGAGCATGATCGTGCTGGTAACCCGTGGCGATGAAGTGCTGCTGGCGCGTTCGCCGCGCTTCGTTCCGGGGATGTACAGCACTCTGGCCGGCTTCGTCGAGCCGGGCGAGTCGGTGGAGCACTGCGTCGCCCGCGAAGTGCGCGAAGAGGTGGGCGTCGAGATCGGCAATATCCGCTACATGGGCAGCCAGCCCTGGCCGTTCCCGCATTCGCTGATGTTCGGCTACCACGCCGAATACGTCAGCGGCGAGATCGTCATGCAGCCGGACGAGATCGAAGACGCTCGCTGGTTCCACGTTGACGAGCTGCCGCGCCTGCCGGCCGAGCGCTCCATCGCCCGCTACCTGATCGAGGTTTACCTGGCGCGCCGCGCCGGTCGTCCCGATCCTGTCCTGCCCGGCGGCGCCTGA
- a CDS encoding TSUP family transporter, translating to MPFELVVDPTTLVILAGVAFLAGFIDAIAGGGGLLTIPALLTAGVPPHLALGTNKLSSTFGAAVASYTFYRRKLFQPRQWRKGLIATAIGAALGAWAAHLMPAEWLNRMLPVVVFGCGLYLLFGKTPEAPLDANPRIAQRRQWPQGLGLGFYDGVAGPGTGAFWTVSTLLMYPLDLVRASGVARSMNFVSNIVALAVFIASGQVVWLMGLCMGSSLMIGAYFGARTAIGGGAKFIRPVFILVVLALTVRLAWQHWFSVAA from the coding sequence ATGCCCTTCGAACTCGTCGTAGACCCAACCACCCTCGTCATCCTCGCCGGCGTCGCCTTCCTCGCCGGTTTCATCGACGCCATCGCCGGTGGCGGTGGCCTGCTGACCATCCCTGCCCTGCTCACCGCCGGCGTCCCGCCGCACCTGGCGCTGGGCACCAACAAGCTCAGCTCGACCTTCGGCGCCGCCGTGGCCAGCTACACCTTCTACCGCCGCAAACTGTTCCAGCCGCGCCAATGGCGCAAGGGGCTGATCGCCACCGCCATCGGCGCAGCGCTCGGCGCCTGGGCCGCGCACCTGATGCCGGCGGAATGGCTCAACCGCATGCTGCCGGTGGTGGTGTTCGGCTGCGGTCTCTACCTGCTGTTCGGCAAGACGCCCGAAGCGCCGCTGGACGCCAACCCGCGCATCGCCCAGCGCCGGCAATGGCCACAGGGCCTGGGCCTGGGCTTCTACGACGGTGTGGCCGGCCCTGGCACTGGTGCCTTCTGGACCGTCAGCACGCTGCTGATGTACCCGCTGGACCTGGTACGCGCCAGCGGCGTGGCACGCAGCATGAACTTCGTCAGCAACATCGTTGCGCTGGCGGTGTTCATCGCCTCGGGTCAGGTGGTCTGGCTGATGGGCCTGTGCATGGGCAGTTCGCTGATGATCGGCGCCTACTTCGGCGCCCGCACGGCGATTGGCGGCGGCGCCAAGTTCATCCGTCCGGTGTTCATCCTGGTGGTACTCGCGCTGACCGTACGCCTGGCCTGGCAGCACTGGTTCAGCGTCGCGGCCTGA
- a CDS encoding SDR family oxidoreductase, with the protein MSKTQLFDLEGKIAFVSGASRGIGEAIAKLLAQQGAHVIVSSRKIDGCQAVADEIVAAGGKATAIACHIGEMEQIQAVFAQIREQFGRLDILVNNAATNPQFCNVLDTDLSAFQKTVDVNIRGYYFMSIEGGKLMKANGGGSIINVASVNGVTPGEFQGIYSVTKAAVISMTKVFAKECAQFNIRCNALLPGLTDTKFASALVSNDAIRNVALQRIPLKRVADPSEMAGAVLYLASAASSYTTGVTLNVDGGFLA; encoded by the coding sequence ATGTCCAAGACCCAACTGTTCGACCTCGAAGGCAAGATCGCCTTCGTTTCCGGCGCCAGCCGCGGCATCGGCGAGGCCATCGCCAAGCTGCTGGCCCAACAGGGCGCCCACGTGATCGTCTCCAGCCGCAAGATTGACGGCTGCCAGGCCGTGGCTGACGAGATCGTCGCCGCCGGCGGCAAGGCCACCGCGATTGCCTGCCACATCGGTGAAATGGAGCAGATCCAGGCCGTCTTCGCGCAGATCCGCGAGCAGTTCGGCCGCCTGGATATCCTGGTCAACAACGCCGCCACCAACCCGCAGTTCTGCAACGTGCTGGACACCGACCTGTCGGCCTTCCAGAAGACCGTCGACGTGAACATCCGCGGCTACTACTTCATGTCCATCGAAGGCGGCAAGCTGATGAAGGCCAACGGCGGCGGCAGCATCATCAACGTCGCCTCGGTCAACGGCGTCACCCCGGGCGAATTCCAGGGCATCTACTCGGTAACCAAGGCCGCAGTGATCAGCATGACCAAGGTCTTCGCCAAGGAATGCGCGCAGTTCAACATCCGCTGCAACGCTTTGCTGCCTGGCCTGACCGACACCAAGTTCGCCTCGGCGCTGGTCAGCAACGATGCCATCCGCAACGTCGCCCTGCAGCGCATCCCGCTCAAGCGCGTGGCCGACCCGAGCGAAATGGCCGGCGCCGTGCTGTACCTCGCCAGCGCCGCCTCCAGCTACACCACCGGCGTGACGCTGAACGTGGACGGCGGCTTCCTCGCCTAA
- a CDS encoding phosphotransferase family protein, giving the protein MSLTDQTIRSREGEELDAAVIDGYLKDHIPGLQGQPRISQFPGGASNLTYLIQYDNQELVLRRPPFGKKAKSAHDMGREYRILNQLKDGFPYCPKAYAYCTDESVIGAEFYVMERVNGIILRSDLPKELNLDAPQTTALCKSFIDKFVDLHNVDYNACGLGDLGKPEGYVQRQIGGWIDRYEKSLTPDAPAWEQVKVWLREKMPADHHKPGIVHNDYRFDNVILDPNNPMQIIGVLDWEMTTIGDPLMDLGNTLAYWIEAGDPQPMQMLRRQPSHEPGMLTRQQFADYYAERAGIQIDNLDYYYTYGLFRLAGIMQQIYYRFFHGQTQDKRFATFIHANKLLEQVSLQVIGKSRL; this is encoded by the coding sequence ATGTCGTTGACCGACCAGACCATCCGCTCCCGCGAAGGTGAAGAACTCGACGCCGCCGTGATCGACGGCTACCTCAAGGACCACATTCCCGGCCTGCAGGGCCAGCCGCGCATCAGCCAGTTCCCCGGCGGCGCGTCGAACCTGACCTACCTGATCCAGTACGACAACCAGGAGCTGGTCCTGCGCCGCCCGCCGTTTGGCAAGAAGGCCAAGTCCGCCCACGACATGGGCCGCGAATACCGCATCCTGAACCAACTCAAGGACGGCTTCCCCTACTGCCCCAAGGCGTACGCCTACTGCACCGACGAGTCGGTGATCGGCGCCGAGTTCTACGTCATGGAGCGGGTCAATGGCATCATCCTGCGCAGCGACCTGCCCAAGGAACTGAACCTCGACGCGCCGCAGACCACCGCGCTGTGCAAGAGCTTCATCGACAAATTCGTCGACCTGCACAACGTCGACTACAACGCCTGCGGCCTGGGCGACCTCGGCAAGCCCGAGGGCTACGTGCAGCGCCAGATCGGCGGCTGGATCGATCGCTACGAGAAGTCCCTGACCCCCGACGCACCGGCCTGGGAACAGGTGAAGGTGTGGCTGCGCGAGAAGATGCCGGCCGACCACCACAAGCCGGGCATCGTCCACAACGACTACCGCTTCGACAACGTCATCCTCGACCCGAACAACCCGATGCAGATCATCGGCGTGCTCGACTGGGAGATGACCACCATCGGCGACCCGCTGATGGACCTGGGCAACACCCTCGCCTACTGGATCGAAGCGGGCGACCCGCAGCCGATGCAGATGCTGCGCCGCCAGCCCAGCCACGAGCCGGGCATGCTGACCCGCCAGCAGTTCGCCGACTACTACGCCGAGCGCGCCGGCATCCAGATCGACAACCTCGATTACTACTACACCTACGGCCTGTTCCGCCTGGCCGGCATCATGCAGCAGATCTACTACCGCTTCTTCCACGGCCAGACCCAGGACAAGCGCTTCGCCACCTTCATCCACGCCAACAAGCTGCTGGAACAGGTGAGCCTGCAGGTCATCGGCAAGTCCCGCCTGTAA
- a CDS encoding SCP2 sterol-binding domain-containing protein, translating to MSVADIVSTMKSKFNASAAAGLDLVFQFNIEDGDNHYLVVKDGTCEVVQGDAESPNVTLIMDSETLKGITSGETDGMQAFMAGKLRAEGDMMLAMKLGELFPV from the coding sequence ATGAGTGTTGCTGACATCGTTTCCACCATGAAGAGCAAGTTCAACGCCAGCGCGGCCGCCGGCCTGGATCTGGTGTTCCAGTTCAACATCGAAGACGGCGACAACCACTACCTGGTCGTCAAGGACGGTACCTGCGAAGTGGTACAGGGCGACGCCGAGTCCCCCAACGTCACCCTGATCATGGACAGCGAGACCCTCAAGGGCATCACCAGCGGCGAAACCGACGGCATGCAGGCCTTCATGGCCGGCAAGCTGCGCGCCGAAGGCGACATGATGCTGGCGATGAAGCTGGGCGAACTGTTCCCGGTCTGA
- a CDS encoding histidine phosphatase family protein, translating to MGSIYLIRHGQASFGADDYDVLSDTGVRQAQILGEHLASLGLRFDRCIAGDLRRQRHTAEAVMGRLNEAGIDTPTLEIDSAFNEFEADAVIRAHLPDLLEIEPQALHIMRNAADHRAEFQRLFSTVIARWVSGDHDKDGLVSWAEFLDTVHGGLKRLLESASGKDNIGVFTSGGTITAVLQMVTGIPALNAFELNWQIVNTSLNRLKFRGSEVALASFNSHVHLELLRAPELITYR from the coding sequence GTGGGAAGCATCTACCTGATTCGACATGGCCAGGCTTCATTCGGTGCCGACGACTACGATGTGCTCTCGGACACCGGCGTGCGCCAGGCGCAAATCCTCGGCGAGCACCTGGCCAGCCTCGGCCTGCGCTTCGATCGCTGCATTGCCGGCGACCTGCGCCGCCAGCGCCACACCGCCGAAGCGGTGATGGGCCGGTTGAACGAAGCCGGGATCGATACGCCCACCCTGGAAATCGATTCCGCCTTCAACGAATTCGAAGCCGACGCAGTGATCCGCGCCCACCTGCCGGACCTGCTGGAGATCGAGCCGCAGGCGCTGCACATCATGCGCAACGCCGCCGACCACCGCGCCGAATTCCAGCGCCTGTTCTCCACCGTGATCGCCCGCTGGGTTTCCGGCGACCACGACAAGGACGGCCTGGTCAGCTGGGCTGAATTCCTCGACACCGTGCACGGCGGCCTCAAGCGCCTGCTGGAATCGGCCAGCGGCAAGGACAACATCGGCGTGTTCACCTCCGGCGGCACCATCACCGCCGTCCTGCAGATGGTCACCGGCATTCCGGCGCTGAACGCCTTCGAGCTCAACTGGCAGATCGTCAACACTTCGCTCAACCGCCTGAAGTTCCGCGGCAGCGAAGTGGCCCTGGCTTCCTTCAACAGTCACGTGCATCTGGAACTGTTGAGGGCGCCGGAACTCATCACCTATCGTTGA
- the sohB gene encoding protease SohB — MEFLADYAGFLAKTFTVVVAIVIVLVVIAALRGRGRRGGSGHLEVHKLNDFYKELRERLQHSVLEKAKLKALRKSEAKTLKEAKKKKGGEKNRVYVLDFDGDIKASATEQLRHEVTALLTLATPRDEVVLRLESGGGMVHGYGLAASQLARIRQAGVPLTVCVDKVAASGGYMMACIGERILSAPFAILGSIGVVAQLPNVNRLLKKHDIDFEVLTAGEYKRTLTVFGENTDKGREKFQEDLETTHELFKRFVVHYRPQLAIDEIATGEVWLGQAALGKKLVDELKTSDEYLAERAREADVYQLSYVQKKSIQERFGVGVSGVIDRVLVTWWDRLGRSRFWQ; from the coding sequence GTGGAGTTTCTAGCGGATTACGCGGGTTTCCTGGCCAAGACCTTCACCGTGGTAGTGGCCATCGTCATCGTCCTAGTGGTGATCGCCGCTCTGCGCGGCCGCGGCCGTCGTGGTGGCAGCGGGCACCTGGAGGTGCACAAGCTCAACGACTTCTACAAGGAACTGCGCGAGCGCCTGCAGCACAGCGTGCTGGAGAAGGCCAAGCTCAAGGCCCTGCGCAAGTCCGAGGCGAAAACGCTGAAGGAAGCGAAAAAGAAGAAGGGCGGCGAGAAGAACCGCGTCTACGTGCTCGACTTCGATGGCGACATCAAGGCCTCGGCCACCGAGCAACTGCGCCATGAGGTGACCGCGCTGCTGACCCTCGCCACCCCGCGCGACGAAGTGGTGCTGCGCCTGGAGAGCGGCGGTGGCATGGTCCATGGCTACGGTCTGGCCGCCTCCCAGTTGGCGCGCATCCGCCAGGCCGGCGTGCCGCTGACCGTCTGCGTCGACAAGGTCGCTGCCAGCGGCGGCTACATGATGGCCTGCATCGGCGAGCGCATCCTCTCCGCGCCATTCGCCATCCTCGGCTCCATCGGCGTGGTGGCGCAGTTGCCCAACGTCAATCGCCTGCTGAAGAAGCACGACATCGACTTCGAAGTGCTCACCGCTGGCGAATACAAGCGCACCCTGACCGTGTTCGGCGAGAACACCGACAAGGGCCGCGAGAAGTTCCAGGAAGACCTGGAAACCACCCACGAGCTGTTCAAGCGATTCGTTGTCCACTACCGCCCGCAGCTGGCCATCGACGAGATCGCCACCGGCGAGGTCTGGCTGGGCCAGGCGGCCCTGGGCAAGAAACTGGTCGACGAGCTCAAGACCAGTGACGAATACCTGGCCGAACGCGCCCGCGAGGCGGATGTCTACCAGCTCAGTTACGTGCAGAAGAAGTCCATCCAGGAGCGCTTCGGCGTGGGTGTCAGCGGCGTGATCGATCGCGTGCTGGTGACCTGGTGGGACCGCCTGGGTCGCAGCCGCTTCTGGCAATGA
- a CDS encoding YhdH/YhfP family quinone oxidoreductase gives MSAFKALWVTESAHGVHDLQVAERQVADLPAGEVLVRVKYSSLNYKDALSASGNRGVTRKYPHTPGIDAAGVVEESSVGEFAAGDEVIVTGYDLGMNTPGGFGQYIRVPAAWLIKRPQGLSLRESMILGTAGLTAALCVDKLERAGLTPSAGPILVTGATGGVGSIAVMLLAQLGYTVAAATGKLEQAELLNRLGARQILDRATVSDGVDKPLLREQWAGAVDTVGGDILFNVVKSLQYGGSVACCGLTAGAAFKATVLPFILRGVNLLGVDSVELPLVVKASMWDKLSLQWKLDNLEAAVREVKLDDLPAAIHQILAGKLVGRVLVNLD, from the coding sequence ATGAGTGCATTCAAGGCGTTGTGGGTCACGGAAAGCGCGCACGGCGTGCATGACCTGCAGGTGGCAGAGCGGCAGGTTGCCGATCTGCCGGCGGGTGAAGTGCTGGTGCGGGTGAAGTATTCCTCGCTCAACTACAAGGATGCGCTGTCCGCCAGCGGCAACCGTGGCGTCACCCGCAAGTACCCGCACACTCCCGGCATCGATGCCGCCGGCGTGGTGGAAGAGTCCTCGGTGGGCGAATTCGCCGCCGGCGATGAAGTCATCGTCACCGGCTATGACCTGGGCATGAACACGCCGGGCGGCTTCGGCCAGTACATCCGCGTGCCTGCCGCCTGGCTGATCAAGCGCCCGCAGGGCCTGTCGCTGCGCGAATCAATGATCCTCGGCACCGCCGGCCTGACCGCCGCGCTTTGCGTCGACAAGCTCGAGCGCGCTGGCCTGACGCCGTCCGCCGGGCCGATCCTGGTCACTGGCGCCACCGGCGGCGTGGGCAGCATCGCGGTAATGCTGCTGGCGCAACTGGGCTACACCGTGGCTGCCGCTACCGGCAAGCTGGAACAGGCCGAGCTGCTGAACCGCCTCGGCGCCCGGCAGATCCTCGACCGCGCCACCGTCTCCGATGGCGTCGACAAGCCGCTGCTGCGCGAGCAGTGGGCTGGCGCGGTGGACACCGTGGGTGGTGACATCCTGTTCAATGTGGTCAAGTCGCTGCAGTACGGCGGCAGCGTCGCCTGCTGCGGCCTGACCGCCGGCGCCGCCTTCAAGGCCACCGTGCTGCCCTTCATCCTGCGCGGCGTGAATCTGCTGGGCGTGGACTCGGTGGAGCTGCCGTTGGTGGTCAAGGCTTCCATGTGGGACAAGCTGTCCCTGCAATGGAAGCTCGACAACCTGGAGGCGGCGGTGCGCGAGGTCAAGCTCGACGACCTGCCGGCTGCCATCCACCAGATCCTGGCCGGCAAGCTGGTTGGCCGGGTGCTGGTCAACCTGGATTGA